A genome region from Chryseobacterium sp. G0186 includes the following:
- a CDS encoding ABC transporter ATP-binding protein, translated as MNTLSINQLSLTYKNGFQAIKNISLDINNGMFGLLGPNGAGKSSLMKTIVGLQKPTSGTLIFNDVDIIKNPEYIKQNLGFLPQDFGVYPKISAYDLLEHIAVLKGITDKIQRKNQILGLLERVNLLDFQNKEVHTFSGGMKQRFGVAQALLGNPKIIIVDEPTAGLDPEERNRFNILLNDISQDVIVILSTHLVEDVRNLCFEIAIMNHGQILRKGEPKKLMAELENKVWASSINKNNPEDLYSSYEVISRQLIEREQHITVFSEEQIKDFNPVNPLLEHFYFYTLTQKP; from the coding sequence ATGAATACTTTATCCATCAACCAGCTAAGCCTTACCTACAAAAATGGTTTTCAGGCAATTAAAAACATTTCTTTGGACATTAATAACGGAATGTTTGGGCTACTGGGTCCCAACGGAGCCGGAAAATCATCCCTGATGAAAACCATCGTAGGATTACAGAAACCCACTTCAGGAACCTTGATTTTCAATGATGTGGATATTATTAAAAATCCGGAATACATCAAGCAGAATTTAGGATTTTTGCCTCAGGATTTCGGGGTATATCCAAAAATTTCCGCTTACGATTTACTAGAACACATTGCTGTTCTGAAAGGGATTACAGATAAAATACAACGTAAAAACCAAATCCTGGGTCTGCTTGAAAGAGTAAATCTTCTGGACTTTCAAAACAAGGAAGTTCATACATTTTCCGGCGGAATGAAACAGCGTTTTGGCGTTGCTCAGGCCTTACTTGGTAATCCTAAAATCATTATTGTAGATGAGCCTACCGCAGGCCTGGATCCTGAAGAACGCAACCGTTTCAACATTCTTCTGAATGACATCAGCCAGGATGTTATTGTGATTCTTTCCACGCACTTAGTGGAAGATGTAAGAAACCTGTGTTTTGAAATTGCCATTATGAATCATGGACAAATCCTTAGAAAAGGAGAACCTAAAAAGTTAATGGCAGAACTAGAAAACAAGGTATGGGCAAGCTCCATCAATAAAAATAATCCTGAGGATCTTTATTCCAGCTATGAAGTGATCAGCCGACAGTTGATAGAAAGAGAGCAACACATTACTGTATTTTCAGAAGAACAGATCAAAGATTTCAACCCTGTAAATCCTCTTCTGGAACATTTCTACTTTTATACCTTAACTCAAAAACCTTAA
- a CDS encoding DUF2975 domain-containing protein: protein MNQTKIISRILFYICSVLSAGYLIMALYSLLCLATDFSITPYRNGEYLHINYPFTEQPFLNIDNNYPYIIFSFLLVLISYGIFFWFSAKVFKVFFQPKLFTKDHILQLKRFYLYNIFIPLPLVIIASFFVEVESIVWGLVFIHFMLGIFCLFLANIFKQGLHLQNEQDLFI from the coding sequence ATGAACCAGACCAAAATTATTTCCAGAATTTTATTTTATATCTGCTCTGTATTGTCAGCCGGATATTTAATCATGGCATTGTATTCCCTACTTTGCCTTGCAACAGATTTTTCAATCACGCCTTACCGAAATGGGGAGTATCTCCATATCAATTACCCTTTTACAGAGCAACCTTTTCTGAATATAGACAACAATTATCCCTATATTATATTTTCATTTCTGCTGGTTTTGATTTCCTATGGAATTTTTTTCTGGTTTTCAGCAAAGGTTTTCAAGGTATTTTTCCAGCCAAAGCTTTTTACAAAGGATCATATCCTACAACTTAAGAGATTTTACCTGTATAATATTTTCATTCCTCTTCCACTGGTAATTATCGCGAGTTTCTTCGTGGAAGTAGAAAGTATTGTCTGGGGACTGGTGTTTATTCACTTTATGCTTGGAATTTTCTGTCTGTTTCTTGCCAATATCTTTAAGCAAGGGCTACATTTGCAAAACGAACAAGATCTATTTATTTAA
- a CDS encoding helix-turn-helix domain-containing protein, whose product MPIIVNLDVMLAKRKMQSKELAEKLGITPVNLSILKTGKAKGVRFDTLEAICKILECQPGDILEYKE is encoded by the coding sequence ATGCCAATTATAGTCAACTTAGATGTCATGCTTGCCAAACGAAAAATGCAGAGTAAAGAATTGGCAGAAAAACTGGGAATCACTCCCGTAAACCTCTCTATCCTAAAAACCGGAAAAGCCAAGGGCGTGCGCTTCGATACCCTGGAAGCCATTTGCAAAATCCTGGAATGCCAACCGGGGGATATCCTGGAGTATAAGGAATAA